The window CTAGACACGTCTTTCCAGAAATTCATGTGTCCCCAATAGGAATGAATATCTTCGCTTTTAATACTGGCAAGAATTCTGACAATACGTTCCTGAGATTGTCCGCCAACCTCAGTCGCTTCTATCAGAACCGCCGTTAATCTCTCTTTATCTTGTTCCCACCGAACGAACATTATGTGGTATCTCTGACAGCATCAGGATTGAACCAATATATAGATACAGGCAAATTTTTCCCTTATACCCAGATTATCTTCTAATACTTAACGTGGCAATTCAACCTCATTTGCAAGGATCTTCTTTCGATCGCGCGATCTTACAGAAATGTCTCGAACTCGCCAGTCGAGCTGCGGGTTGCACCGCACCCAATCCCCTTGTCGGTTCGGTCGTGGTAAAAGAAGGTGAGATAGTGGGGGAAGGCTTTCATCCCGCCGCCGGCGAACCCCACGCAGAAGTCTTTGCGCTGCGCGCCGCCGGGGAACGCGCCAAGGGATCGACAGTTTATGTCAATTTGGAGCCTTGCAACCACTACGGACGCACGCCACCTTGTTCTGAGGCGTTAATTAAGGCGGGGGTCAAAAAGGTTGTGGTGGGGATGGTGGATCCCGATCCTCGCGTTGCTGGCGGGGGGATCGAACGCTTGCGCCAAGCGGGAATTGAGGTCATTGTTGGCGTGGAGGAAGCGGCGTGTCGCCAACTGAATGAAGCGTTTATCCATCGCATTCTCTACCAAAAGTCCTGGGGGATTTTGAAATATGCGATGACACTGGATGGCAAAATTGCCGCGACAACGGGACATAGTGCGTGGGTAACGGGGGAGGCGGCGCGTCATTGGGTACACCAGCAGCGTGCGGCTTCTGATGTGGTGGTGGTGGGGGGAAATACGGTTCGCAAGGATAATCCTCTCCTAACGTCTCATGGGGTTGGATTGCACGATCCCCTGCGAGTGGTGATGAGTCGGAGTTTGGCACTTCCCCAGGAGGCGAATTTGTGGAATGTGGAGAAGGTTCCTACGTTGGTTTTAACGGAAGTGGGAGCAAACCCAGAGCTACAGAAGAGTTTACGATCGCGCGGCGTTGAGATTATTACATTTCCCCAATTAACGCCACAGGTTGCAATGGAACATTTTTACGATCGCGGATTGTCCCGAA of the Lusitaniella coriacea LEGE 07157 genome contains:
- the ribD gene encoding bifunctional diaminohydroxyphosphoribosylaminopyrimidine deaminase/5-amino-6-(5-phosphoribosylamino)uracil reductase RibD yields the protein MAIQPHLQGSSFDRAILQKCLELASRAAGCTAPNPLVGSVVVKEGEIVGEGFHPAAGEPHAEVFALRAAGERAKGSTVYVNLEPCNHYGRTPPCSEALIKAGVKKVVVGMVDPDPRVAGGGIERLRQAGIEVIVGVEEAACRQLNEAFIHRILYQKSWGILKYAMTLDGKIAATTGHSAWVTGEAARHWVHQQRAASDVVVVGGNTVRKDNPLLTSHGVGLHDPLRVVMSRSLALPQEANLWNVEKVPTLVLTEVGANPELQKSLRSRGVEIITFPQLTPQVAMEHFYDRGLSRIFWECGGVLASRAIAQGTIQKIMAFIAPKIIGGQDAPSPVGDLGLVQMSEALNLERVSMTSIGSDFLIEGYLQ